A genomic window from Lutra lutra chromosome 17, mLutLut1.2, whole genome shotgun sequence includes:
- the LOC125089763 gene encoding LOW QUALITY PROTEIN: ubiquitin carboxyl-terminal hydrolase 3-like (The sequence of the model RefSeq protein was modified relative to this genomic sequence to represent the inferred CDS: inserted 2 bases in 1 codon) — MECPHLSSSVCIAPDSAKFPNGSPSSWCYSVCRSNKSPWVCLTCSSVHCGRYVNGHAKKHYEDAQVPLTNHKKSEKQDKPQHTVCMDCSSYSTYCYRCDDFVVNDTKLGLVQKVREHLQNLENSAFTADRHRKRKLLENSSLNSKLLKVNGSTAAICATGLRNLGNTCFMNAILQSLSNIEQFCCYFKELPAVELRNGKTAGRRTYHTRSQGDNNVSLVEEFRKTLCALWQGSQTAFSPESLFYVVWKIMPNFRGYQQQDAHEFMRYLLGHLHLELQGGFNGVSRSAILQENSALSASNKCCMKGIYKTNSPKTERKENGASTVVTAIFGGILQNEVNCLICGTESRKFDPFLDLSLDIPSQFRNKHSKNQENGPVCSLRDCLRSFTDLEELDKTELYMCHKCKKKQKSTKKFWIQKLPKVLCLHLKRFHWTAYLRNKVDTYVEFPXRGLDMKCYLLEPENSGPEHCLYDLAAVVVHHGSGVGSGHYTAYATHEGHWFHFNDSTVTLTDEDTVVKAKAYILFYVERQAKAGSDKL; from the exons ATGGAGTGTCCGCACCTCAGCTCCAGCGTCTGCATCGCTCCGGACTCAGCCAAGTTCCCCAACGGCTCCCCGTCGTCCTGGTGTTACAGCGTGTGCCGCTCCAACAAAAGCCCCTGGGTCTGTTTGACTTGTTCAAGTGTCCACTGTGGAAGGTATGTGAATGGCCATGCAAAAAAACATTATGAAGATGCACAAGTACCCTTAACTAATcataagaaatcagaaaagcaaGATAAACCTCAGCATACAGTATGTATGGATTGCAGTAGCTACAGTACATACTGTTATCGCTGTGATGATTTTGTGGTTAATGACACCAAGCTGGGACTGGTACAGAAAGTCAGAGAACACTTACAGAACTTGGAAAACTCAGCTTTTACAGCTGACAGgcataggaaaagaaaacttttggaaAACTCATCACTAAACAGCAAgttattaaaagtaaatggaagcACTGCTGCCATCTGTGCCACAGGACTCCGGAATCTGGGGAACACATGTTTCATGAATGCCATCCTTCAGTCACTCAGTAACATTGAGCAGTTTTGCTGTTATTTCAAAGAACTGCCCGCTGTGGAGTTAAGGAATGGGAAAACAGCAGGAAGGCGAACATACCACACCAGGAGCCAAGGGGATAACAATGTGTCTTTGGTGGAAGAGTTCAGAAAGACACTTTGTGCTTTATGGCAAGGTAGCCAGACTGCATTTAGCCCAGAGTCCTTATTTTATGTTGTTTGGAAGATTATGCCAAATTTTAGGGGCTATCAGCAACAGGATGCCCATGAATTCATGCGCTACCTTTTGGGCCACCTGCACTTGGAACTCCAGGGCGGTTTCAACGGTGTTTCCCGCTCAGCAATTCTACAGGAGAATTCTGCTCTATCTGCAAGTAACAAATGTTGCATGAAAGGGATTTACAAGACAAACTccccaaagacagaaagaaaagaaaatggagcatCTACAGTTGTCACAGCTATATTCGGAGGTATTCTCCAAAATGAGGTTAACTGCCTCATATGTGGGACAGAATCTAGAAAGTTTGATCCATTCCTAGACCTTTCATTAGATATTCCAAGTCAGTTCAGAAATAAGCACTCAAAGAATCAAGAAAATGGACCAGTTTGTTCATTACGAGATTGTCTTCGCAGTTTTACTGACTTAGAAGAACTTGATAAGACAGAGTTATATATGTGCCacaaatgcaaaaagaaacaaaaatccacTAAAAAGTTTTGGATTCAAAAACTACCCAAGGTGCTATGCTTACATTTGAAACGATTTCATTGGACtgcatatttaagaaacaaagttgATACCTATGTAGAATTTCC GAGAGGCCTGGACATGAAATGCTACTTGCTAGAGCCTGAGAACAGTGGCCCAGAGCACTGCCTGTACGACCTTGCCGCTGTGGTGGTTCACCATGGTTCCGGGGTTGGTTCTGGACATTACACAGCCTATGCAACTCATGAAGGTCACTGGTTCCATTTCAATGACAGTACTGTAACACTGACTGATGAAGACACCGTTGTGAAAGCAAAGGCCTACATCCTTTTCTATGTGGAACGCCAGGCCAAAGCTGGATCAGATAAACTTTAA